The following DNA comes from Anopheles coustani chromosome 2, idAnoCousDA_361_x.2, whole genome shotgun sequence.
AAGTGATGACATCTACGCCCAGCAGCGCAAGATCGTTGAGATCATAAGACATCCTTATCACGTGTTTAGTATGAAATATCACGACATAGCTCTGATGCGTTTGGATTTAAGGCTCGCGTAAGTGGTTGATAGAGTTTAATCCGGTTCAGTTTctacattttgattttttttccgtcTAGAATCGACGTCGGTGTTGCTCCTCTTTGCCTTTGGAATGGGTATGTGACTCATTTTCCATCATTTGAGGCTGTTGGTTGGGGAGATACTGGATTTAGTAAGTAAATCTACTTTTCTTCATGTACGAAATAACTTGACCGTTTGTAATGCAATATTCACAGTGGAAGAGCGTTCACCGATCTTATTGAAGGTTTCCTTAACCCCGGTCGATCTTTTACAATGTAGCAGGCACTACTTGCGATCGCGTGGATTGGGAGCTGGTTTGCAAGAAAATCAAATGTGCGCAGGTGACATCAAAATGGACACCTGTCCGGTAAGTGATTCTCTGAGGCTCGATTCATTTCGAAACTACTTAACGAAGAAGTACTGTAGGGTGATTCGGGTGGTCCACTGCAAGTGAAGCTGATGAACAACACGCGTGTCATTCCATTTGTGATCGGAGTAACGTCATTTGGAGCTGCCTGTGGCTTCTCGGTTCCTGGAGTCTACACTAGAGTGGCACCTTATATACCATGGATATTTAATGTTCTCAAAGAACGAGGAGAACGTGTGGCAGGTTAGTGTCAGCAATGAAGCGAGGTGGAATTTTACCTATTATATTGGGTTTTTGTTCCAGAATGGATGTTTCAACCTGAAGCCTGTGCTACAGATTATGCCGAACTACGAGAGAACGATCCACCCGTTGACCAGGATGGTACCAACTTAGTTGAATATCAGGATTTGGGAAGGGTTCTTGTGttagaacaaaaaaataaaatgaggcAAATTTTACGTGAACAACAGCTAGCTTTAAACCGTTGTGAAGACAAAACAGAGCGCCTGTGTGTTGATTGATAGAAGTTTCGTTGTTGTTCTATACACTAAGTATAGAAATCTGCCGTTACACATCAGCATCAAGGACTGAGACACATTACTTTCTATAACTTCAtggaaaaattgtgaaataaaTAGGTTAGCAGCAACTAAGCTTCTAGCttaaaatgttgttaaatcttctcaaagtgtttggaaacCGTGACAAGCAATTATTCAACTTCCTCTATTTCTatcgttttaaataaaaagcacGCGATTAGTTTTCTCTAACGGGCTTATATTACGATCTTGTACTGTATTTGTTATCATGTCGTGGAATTGACggttggaaaaaggaaacctaaCAGCTTGTAGTAGTAGTCTTATATTATGAAACAGGCATTAATCTGATGAACAATATGTTTATAAGTGTATGTTTTTCGAACAGGAAGTATCAATGGCAATCAATACGATGTGTTGGCATTAAAAATCCCCTGTATGTATGTACTTCAGATTGAAGAGTATAAAAACAAGTTATGCACTATCAGTAGAGCTCAGTATGAAAGTACAAAAGTAGCAAAGATGATCGATTGTCAGAAATCTCGTGTAAGaagtcttcttcatctcctattaGTGGGGCTTATTTGCCGTTCAGGTACGAACAAACTCATCTTTCTGATGAGTTATTTCtggaaacaatttaaatctTTTTCGATTTCACACCTTACAGTTGCCGGACAGAAATCGCTcccgtttgttgttttagagGATGACACAAAAGGTTTGTTAGTACCAAACCAACGGGAAACTATTGATGGCAAGTTTCGGACACATGCATTGTTCTTGTTACCATTGGCTATTTTGTAACATCGTTTTGTATCCTTTCCGTTACAAACAGATTGCCATTTTCGGAATGTCAGGTATGCTTTTCAGGAAACCAACCAAATACGAAAAGTAGCCCATGGAAAACAGGCTTACTTCCGAGAATTTCCTCACATGGCAGCGATAGGATGGAGTTACGGTAATGGTACTACAATGTGGAATTGTGGTGGATCATTGATATGGGAAAACTATGTCCTCACTGCGGCCCATTGTGCGGCAGACGCGGAGTAAGT
Coding sequences within:
- the LOC131263649 gene encoding uncharacterized protein LOC131263649 gives rise to the protein MNNTRVIPFVIGVTSFGAACGFSVPGVYTRVAPYIPWIFNVLKERGERVAEWMFQPEACATDYAELRENDPPVDQDGTNLVEYQDLGRVLVLEQKNKMRQILREQQLALNRCEDKTERLCVD